Genomic DNA from Frondihabitans sp. PAMC 28766:
GAGGCAGAGGATCGCGAGCAGCCACGGCAGGTAGCTGCCGTGCAGTGAGCCGATCCCTGCGATCGGGGTGTCGGCGAGCGCGGTGGCCTGGGAGTCGCGCCACTGCCCGACCGTGTCGCGCACGGAGTTCGCGCCGGGCAGGGCGACGAGCACGAGCGCCACGCCGACCGCCAGGGTGATGAGCCCGGTGATGACGAGGAACAGGCGGTTGAGGAACCGGTTGGTGGAGGTCATGCGCCGAGCCTTCCTGCGTCGGAGACGCGAACGTGCGGCGTGATGGCCGGGGTGTAACGGCCCTCGTCGAGCTCGGCCCGCGCTGCGGCGAGCACGGATTCGTTGTCGGCACCGGCACCCGAGGCGGGAGTGATGGTGATGCGGGCCGAGTTGCGAGACACCCAGGCGTTGACCTGGCCAGGGGCGAGCGAGCCGGCGAGCCGCGCTCGGCGCGCCAGCGAGGCGGCCACGACCTGGTCGTCGACGACGACGGCGACGCGGGGGTCGTCGATCGTGTGCCGCCCACGGCGGCCGGCGGTGATGCCGACGATCACGAGGATGAGCCCGACGATGCCGGTCACGATCCCGACCGCGATGACGAGGCCGCCCTGGTGGGTGGACGCCGTGACCAGGGTCGCGAGCGAGTCGAGCGGAGAGAAGAGCAGAGCCTTCAGGCCGAGCCCGGCGTAGACGGATTCAATGCCGACCCAGGCGCTCACGATGACGAGCGCGATCAGTACGATCACGGCGGCGCCGGAGCGCGACGAGTGGGTCTCGCGGCGAAGGATGCGGCGGTAGGCGCGCGTCTCGGGCACTGCGGCGACGACGGGTGCGTCGGGGCGGGAGGGGCGAGAAGGTGTTTCGGTGGCGCTCATCGCACTCGTCCTGTCGTGGTCTTCGGGCTGCGGCTCGCCGTCACGGTCACGTCGACGCGAGACACGGCACGCCCGGTGATGGTCAGGATGCGACCCGTCACCGTCTGCTGCAGGGTGCGGATCGTGCCGAGCACCCCGCCGTCGGGCACCACGACGTCGGCCGACAGGGCGGGGACCGAGACGGGCGTCGACACCCGGAGTGCCAGGCGCCCGTCGTCGTCGCGCGCATCGACGTGCACGTCGTGGCGGTCGACGGCGAGAGCGTCGGAGACGACCGCGCTGCCGACCTTCTGCAGCACTCGCGGAGCGATGCTGATGTGGCCGGGAACGCGGGGGCCAGAGGTGGCCGCCGGGGAATCAGGATCCGGCGACCACCCGTTGAGAACCGCCCCGGGGGCTCCGTTGCCAGGAGCGGCGGTCTGGGTGTCGGTCATGACGAGGAACGCCGCCCGCGGATGACGTCGACGAGATTGGACACGTCGAGCTTGCCGCTGACGATCCGGCCGACGATGGCGCCGACGGCCATGAACACGGCGACGAGGATGAAGGCCCAGAAGCCGAA
This window encodes:
- a CDS encoding DUF2273 domain-containing protein, coding for MSTTVFGVVIGAILGVVAVAFGFWAFILVAVFMAVGAIVGRIVSGKLDVSNLVDVIRGRRSSS